The Commensalibacter nepenthis genome has a window encoding:
- a CDS encoding RNA pyrophosphohydrolase translates to MTDLSYRPNVAAIIFNPQGKIFIALRHDLAKEGIWSFPQGGIDINENPREAIKRELAEEIGTNQIEILEEYPEWLSYDFPPDVLLNPLKRKYKGQTQKWFAVRFVGKDANINLDNDVEKEFDAWKWIDITELQNIKTGYKHDIYLKISEYFKKYAQI, encoded by the coding sequence ATGACTGACCTTTCTTATCGTCCCAATGTTGCTGCAATTATTTTTAACCCTCAAGGGAAAATCTTTATTGCACTTCGACATGACTTGGCTAAGGAAGGGATTTGGTCATTTCCTCAAGGTGGCATCGATATTAATGAAAATCCTCGTGAAGCAATCAAAAGAGAGCTTGCTGAGGAAATTGGTACCAATCAAATTGAAATCTTAGAAGAATATCCAGAATGGCTTTCTTATGATTTTCCTCCTGATGTTCTCCTCAATCCATTAAAAAGGAAATATAAAGGACAAACTCAGAAATGGTTCGCCGTCCGTTTTGTTGGTAAAGATGCAAATATCAATCTTGATAATGATGTAGAAAAAGAATTTGATGCATGGAAATGGATTGATATCACCGAGTTACAAAATATCAAAACAGGATATAAACATGATATTTATCTTAAAATATCAGAATATTTTAAGAAATACGCACAAATTTAA